ACATTCTCACAGTCAATCGTATTACATTGATAAAAACATAAGATAAAGCTTTCAATAattacaaagaagaaaaacaagaattagaataaaatgaaaagaaagttcTGAAAGTCCTTCAAACACAAAAGTGATAAAACAAGCTACTCTAAGCAAATAATGATGTTTCACCATTGCTATTCTTTGCCAGTTCTCGCCACCTACATAGACCACTTGTGATTTTGTTGTATATTATCAGCAGTTCCAACAGACAAACCATGATGTCATAATTgcataaaaacattttaaattaaaaatattgatactataagttataatgaaatagtaattataaatatatgataaaaatgtatatttacaattattataatatggtCATTACGTGTAGTGTAAAGCACAACATAAAATGAAtggaagaaaaataaactaattagtAAAGTATCAATTATTGGTAACAAAATGGAGCCTTTCCCAAAACAGAAAAATTTCTTGCCTTGACAATGGCTTCCATCACAGCGTCTCCATGTTGAGACTCTTGTGGCTCTCAACTCCTCTACAATATAATTGACATTCTTGAATAAATCATGCTTCAAATTGGGGAATGTAATATTGCAAGTAGAAAGGTTGAAAAATACTTCCAGGGATAGTGAAAAAATGCCCTAGTCTTAATCTGATGCTTCATTTCATAGCCTGCACCTCTGGCCTTTGATGAAAAAATGCCTTAGTCTTAATCTGATGCTTCATTTCATAGTCTTAATCTGATGCTTCATTCTCGATTCTCCTTGTCCATCAAATGCTTCACTTCCAAGATATGCTGCAAAAGCAATTAGACGAAAGTCCTGCTCCAAGTACTCAGCACCACAATTCAATGCCACCCTCCTTACCCCAGGCTCAACATGTTGTTGATTGAATACTTTTATATACTACAAGATTgcttaaaataaattcttactAATTGATTATACATCACTTGTGaaagaataaatatatctataataaaatttagggATCTCGCAGTATACATACTCTTGGTTTTCTGTTGGTTTGAAAGACTTGACTGCTATTTGTTTCCCTGTAACCAAGGTTGTCAAACtcgagagtttacgtaaactcgtgAGAGTCTAGTAAACTCGACTCGTAAACTCGACTCGTAAACTCGTAAGAGTTTActttgtatgaaaaaaatataaataacattctaattcaaataagataacaaaattatataaattgaaatacatAAGTTCATAGAAATATTGTTCATAACAAAAagatataatgtaaaatataaattgaaatgtcAAAGTCTCTATGCCTAATCCTCTAATCCTCTAATAATGGCATCAtcatctccatctccatcatcatcatcatctaacTCTTCCTCTAATGAATGTTGTGCTTGTGCATCCTCATTGTTCTCAAATGTTATGTTATCAAGATCAAGAGCATCTAAAATAGGATCTGTTGTTGCTCCATCTAAGTGAACATTTTCACTATCATTTTCACCTTCAACTTGATCAatctcaacaacatcatctGTCTTTTCAGCTATCCATTCATCATCTGATTCTATGTCATCAAATGGAAGAGCTATAGTTTTTCGAATTTGTCTACTTTTCAGCTTGGAGTTATACATCACATAAACTAAATCATTCATCTTTTTTTGATGTAAACGATTCCTTCTCTTTGTATGAAcctaaaatgaaagataatatttttagtgaagatataaacataataaaggaatttataaattaaaaataatttaaattaccatTTCAAATGAACTCCAATTACGCTCACATCCAGAAGAACTACAAGTCAAGCTTAGAATTCGAATAGCAAATCTCTTCAACTCTGGAGTTCCATCACCAAACATGTCCCACCATTCCCCAGGATTTAACTCTTTCCTACACTCTTTTGCATCTTCCATTCCAAACAGGCCTCTAGCATTatgaaattcaacaatttgtaaattaatttttcttctttctgccaTATCTGGTATCAGTCTTCTCATGCAAAAATACAATCCTTCTTTCACCTCTCCACCATCATCAGATCTAAAGTTAGGTTCATAGTGGAAATGAGGGTTTAGAAAATAGGCAGCTGCATGCAAAGGCCTATGAAGTTGATTATCCAATTGAGCATCAATTATTCTCCAAACCTCTTCATAACTACATCAATCATGCTATATCAGAAATAATCTAACACATAAGTAATTAAACATTGAATGagtaaaagtttgaaaatttacctctttttgatattgttaaagttAGACCTAATCTTCTCTTTTGCACAGTCCATCTCTTCATAAATGAAACCCATTACAGGTTTTACATCTGAGTCCACTAATCTTAAGACAACCATGAGAGGGGCAGCAACTTTCAAGCATATGGAGACATTCTTCCAAAATCGGCTATCTAATACTACATGTGCTACTTTTCTCCCCTCTTGTGAAGTTCCAAACTTGCTTGTCTTCCATTCCTCATAGCTGAACATGGTCAACAACGATGCCTTCAATTCATGAAGACAAGCAAGAGTTAAATAAGCCGTGGCAAATCTAGTCACACCCGGTCTTATAAGGTCTCTACCTTTAGTAAACTTTTTCAATAAGGAAATCAACATTGATCTCCCATAAATGTAAGTTGtaatttttcttcccttcttaaTGGTCAATTCATGGaccttcaaatttttttcaaaatcttcgaATATCAAATCAATGCAATGTGCTGCACATGGAGTCCAATACAATTTTTCCCTCTTTTGCATCAACAACTCTCCGGCTGCCTTGAAATTTGCAGCATTATCAGTGACAACTTGAAcaacattttcttctccaaCAAACTCGACAACATCATCcaacattttgaaaactttatcaGCTGTTTTTGAAATGTCTGAAGTGTCAAGTGAATAAAGAAAAACCGTCCCTCTAGGACTATTCACCAAGAAGTTGCAAATAGAACGTCTTTTTCTATCCGTCCAACCATCAGACATAATTGTACATCCAATTTTCTTCCACTCCTCCTTATATTCCTCAAGATTTGCATTTGTTTTCTTCACAGCTTGTTTCAAGAGCTTATCTCTAATATCATGATAAGATGGTGGTTTGTATCCAACTCCATACTTACCAATCATTTCACACATCTTTGCAAATGCTGGAT
This sequence is a window from Vigna angularis cultivar LongXiaoDou No.4 chromosome 2, ASM1680809v1, whole genome shotgun sequence. Protein-coding genes within it:
- the LOC128195267 gene encoding uncharacterized protein LOC128195267 encodes the protein MAAVIAAILTAFLASQLLVCPSSSSRWCEKAYFTMSGNASNSGEVNPSVSSSVSRSRSKNAPGNRSDIGWKYGFDVNGNGRKVKCNYCSKIVSGGIFRFKHHLVGTREDSEPCAYVPDEIKNLMIKVVAEAKNASLKKRKINIGEDEEESENFEGGHKVFGFKGKEKVATTSKGGVQATINQMMKKGYKEEVDAQVAEFFYTNVIPFNVIRNPAFAKMCEMIGKYGVGYKPPSYHDIRDKLLKQAVKKTNANLEEYKEEWKKIGCTIMSDGWTDRKRRSICNFLVNSPRGTVFLYSLDTSDISKTADKVFKMLDDVVEFVGEENVVQVVTDNAANFKAAGELLMQKREKLYWTPCAAHCIDLIFEDFEKNLKVHELTIKKGRKITTYIYGRSMLISLLKKFTKGRDLIRPGVTRFATAYLTLACLHELKASLLTMFSYEEWKTSKFGTSQEGRKVAHVVLDSRFWKNVSICLKVAAPLMVVLRLVDSDVKPVMGFIYEEMDCAKEKIRSNFNNIKKSYEEVWRIIDAQLDNQLHRPLHAAAYFLNPHFHYEPNFRSDDGGEVKEGLYFCMRRLIPDMAERRKINLQIVEFHNARGLFGMEDAKECRKELNPGEWWDILTCSSSGCERNWSSFEMVHTKRRNRLHQKKMNDLVYVMYNSKLKSRQIRKTIALPFDDIESDDEWIAEKTDDVVEIDQVEGENDSENVHLDGATTDPILDALDLDNITFENNEDAQAQHSLEEELDDDDDGDGDDDAIIRGLED